In a single window of the Terriglobus roseus genome:
- a CDS encoding Gfo/Idh/MocA family protein, whose product MSEIVNIAANETTGTSRRSFLRTAGGAVAAVTALGAAAAQQKPNAGNEVQLSQIHASTEAAEKAPGPFLPTNRRVGFAIVGLGRLSLNQILPAFAKSDSCKPVALVSGDRGKALKIAAQYGIAETSITDYAGFEKLKEMPGVDVIYIVLPNGMHREFVMRAAKMGKHILCEKPMANSAAECEEMIAACKAANVKLMIAYRQQYEPMNRTLEKAVRDGRIGTLRSIVASNSQDQGDPTQWRLNKKLAGGGAMPDVGIYCLNAARFLTGIEPEEVFATVVQPKDDPRFREVEARCEVIARFPNGVTATFTTAYDTHRSAFLRLEGSDGFAEMDPAFGYHGSKLRFVKLMDGKDTEMTPSIEDKDQFALEMDHMASCVTNNQQPHTGGEEGLQDMRLVEAIYKSAATARSVKVTPPTGPTRGPGLPAMES is encoded by the coding sequence ATGAGTGAGATCGTAAACATCGCAGCGAACGAAACGACCGGCACATCGCGACGTAGCTTCCTGAGGACCGCTGGCGGCGCCGTGGCCGCTGTGACTGCCTTGGGAGCTGCCGCAGCGCAGCAGAAACCGAACGCGGGAAACGAAGTGCAGCTATCGCAGATCCACGCCAGCACGGAAGCAGCGGAGAAAGCGCCCGGACCATTTCTCCCAACGAACCGGCGCGTTGGTTTCGCCATCGTTGGCCTGGGCCGGCTGTCGCTGAACCAAATTCTGCCGGCCTTCGCGAAGAGCGACTCGTGCAAGCCCGTGGCACTGGTCAGCGGCGACCGCGGGAAAGCGCTGAAGATTGCCGCGCAGTATGGCATTGCAGAGACGAGCATCACCGACTACGCCGGCTTCGAGAAGCTGAAGGAGATGCCCGGCGTCGATGTGATCTACATCGTTCTGCCAAATGGCATGCACCGCGAGTTCGTCATGCGCGCCGCAAAGATGGGCAAACACATCCTGTGCGAGAAGCCCATGGCGAACAGCGCCGCCGAGTGCGAGGAGATGATCGCCGCCTGCAAGGCTGCGAATGTGAAGCTGATGATCGCGTATCGGCAGCAGTATGAGCCGATGAATCGCACGCTTGAAAAGGCCGTTCGCGATGGGAGGATCGGGACGTTACGTTCCATTGTGGCATCGAACTCTCAGGACCAGGGCGATCCGACGCAGTGGCGTCTCAATAAGAAGCTGGCGGGTGGTGGAGCGATGCCGGATGTGGGGATCTACTGCCTGAACGCTGCACGCTTCCTCACGGGGATCGAGCCGGAGGAAGTCTTCGCGACGGTCGTGCAGCCGAAGGATGACCCGCGCTTTCGCGAGGTGGAAGCCCGGTGTGAGGTCATTGCCCGCTTTCCCAACGGCGTAACGGCGACGTTCACGACGGCCTATGACACTCATCGCTCAGCCTTCCTGCGGCTTGAAGGCAGCGACGGTTTTGCCGAGATGGATCCCGCCTTCGGTTATCACGGATCGAAGTTGCGGTTCGTGAAACTGATGGACGGCAAGGACACGGAGATGACGCCGTCGATCGAGGACAAAGACCAGTTCGCGCTCGAGATGGATCACATGGCATCCTGCGTGACGAACAACCAGCAACCACATACGGGCGGCGAGGAAGGTCTGCAGGATATGCGTCTGGTGGAAGCGATCTATAAGTCGGCAGCGACCGCACGGAGTGTGAAGGTTACGCCACCAACCGGGCCAACGCGTGGTCCAGGCCTGCCCGCCATGGAGAGTTAG
- a CDS encoding ComEC/Rec2 family competence protein: MKLSRIAFTLSTAILATATALAQGKGSLRIAAIDVEGGQATLFVAPGGQSLLVDTGWPAHDGRDADRIVAAAKQMGLSRIDTVLLTHYHSDHAGGVPQLVARIPVVTFLDHGERFRPDPNSPVDYDEYLKIIATGKYKRVIVKAGDRLPILGFDAIALSAAGKVMNTSLPGAGKPNALCAKAPTPTEDMQENGQSLGILLRFAGLKIVDAGDLTSDRERLLVCPANKIGRVDLMIVSHHGSDWSSSKVFVHSLQPRLAVMDNGDHKGGSTSVIDTLKSSPGLEALYQLHLAPPAGTKNPGGTPQEGPEHNASDEFLANTAGTDGKRIDVTVNVDGSTDIRNERTGATKHFAKR; encoded by the coding sequence ATGAAACTCAGCCGCATCGCGTTCACTCTATCGACTGCAATCCTCGCCACCGCCACCGCGCTCGCGCAGGGAAAAGGCTCTCTGCGTATTGCAGCCATCGACGTGGAGGGTGGGCAGGCAACACTGTTCGTCGCGCCCGGTGGTCAGTCACTGCTGGTAGACACCGGCTGGCCCGCTCACGATGGTCGCGACGCCGACCGCATCGTTGCTGCAGCCAAACAGATGGGGCTAAGCCGCATCGACACCGTGCTCCTGACGCACTACCACTCCGACCACGCAGGCGGCGTCCCGCAACTGGTTGCACGAATCCCCGTCGTCACCTTCCTGGACCACGGCGAACGCTTCAGACCCGACCCCAACTCACCTGTGGATTATGACGAATACCTCAAAATCATCGCCACCGGGAAGTACAAACGAGTCATCGTCAAGGCGGGTGATAGGCTGCCCATCCTAGGCTTCGACGCCATCGCTCTCAGCGCCGCGGGCAAGGTGATGAACACCTCCCTGCCCGGCGCGGGCAAGCCCAATGCCCTCTGCGCCAAGGCGCCCACACCCACTGAGGACATGCAGGAGAATGGCCAGTCCCTCGGCATCCTTCTCCGCTTCGCCGGTCTGAAGATCGTGGATGCGGGTGACCTCACCTCCGACCGCGAGCGCCTGCTCGTCTGCCCCGCGAACAAGATCGGCCGCGTGGACCTGATGATCGTCTCGCACCACGGCTCGGACTGGAGCAGCAGCAAGGTTTTCGTGCATTCGCTGCAGCCGCGCTTGGCCGTGATGGACAACGGCGACCACAAGGGCGGCAGCACCTCCGTCATCGACACCCTCAAGTCTTCGCCCGGCCTGGAGGCGCTCTACCAGCTGCACCTCGCACCGCCCGCAGGCACGAAGAACCCGGGAGGCACGCCGCAGGAAGGCCCTGAGCACAACGCTTCCGACGAGTTCCTCGCCAACACAGCAGGCACCGACGGCAAGCGCATTGATGTCACGGTCAACGTCGATGGTTCCACGGACATCCGCAATGAACGCACCGGTGCCACGAAGCATTTCGCGAAGCGCTAA
- a CDS encoding ribonuclease R family protein, translating into MPGHPYPHTDRELLRRVERAGGRAGYKQLVRELGMGGGRERRMLLEQLAKMTARGALVKIDAEQWALPQVHTERVKNDTGRRAVAQDRQRLVKDRTATRSDLIAGKLQLHRDGFGFVRPTDATTQSDGDYFIPPHDLNGAMQGDVVLVLPAPPSRDGRKSGRIVRVMTRRNATVVGIFHAAGARGRSVDPRSEDMRLRGSYVVPLDERMTQPVLIEDDTDLPSAAITPHRTLGAESAALEHRWDGTLEDLNGLAVDVEITHYPTEHSPARGRILEVLGDPDAFGVDVEIIIRKHHLPHVFPAGVLAEAEDAAERNVAALLEEELNLRRDFRDEPIVTIDGETAKDFDDAVLVRKHADNTWELQVHIADVAEYVRDNSDLDLEARLRGNSVYFPDRAIPMLPQELSNGECSLRPDEDRMVLSCIARIDDEGNVLGYEICEGLIRSARRMTYTNVQKILDGDEEVRKLYEPFLPQFERMFELAQILNGKRVRRGSIDFDLPEPVIDFDDLGAMKGVRKAERAWANRIIEEFMLCANECVARWIEASGVPGMYRIHEMPDPKRIIDFEDAAAAFGITLGVGALPVKSMTMKAERRDQQRRGQQGRVAHRAREHEVSTSSSIEVTPHMYQRLAAKIHGRPEERILSYLMLRSLKQAKYSANNEGHFALAAPAYTHFTSPIRRYPDLVVHRILKTLLADGADPFGDAEEIAAPQGYLGIDEAPKRDMHHTEQQFEDVYPKDELIAIAQECSETERRAADAERELIEWKKIKFMTDRVGEDFDAMILSVTKYGMFVELADMFVEGLVPIFTLTDDHYTYRETTREIRGGKSNKTYRPGMKVRVLLDRIDRGNRRLQFAIIPDHAAGETALPEGTRPFPKRAGRSTERREKTVAELPTRTRKPSPRSAKRSKAKAAPLSSSSPFAKFGADGSSVRKKKNKDRIAASKKKGKKR; encoded by the coding sequence ATGCCGGGCCACCCTTATCCCCACACTGATCGCGAACTCCTGCGCCGCGTCGAACGCGCGGGCGGTCGCGCCGGCTACAAACAACTTGTCCGCGAGCTGGGCATGGGCGGCGGCCGCGAACGCCGCATGCTCCTCGAGCAGCTTGCGAAGATGACGGCGCGAGGCGCCCTCGTCAAGATCGACGCCGAGCAATGGGCGCTGCCGCAGGTTCACACCGAGCGCGTCAAGAACGACACCGGCCGCCGCGCCGTCGCACAGGACCGCCAGCGTCTCGTAAAAGATCGCACCGCAACCCGCAGCGACCTCATCGCAGGCAAGCTGCAACTGCATCGCGACGGCTTCGGCTTTGTGCGCCCCACGGACGCCACCACGCAGAGCGATGGCGACTACTTCATCCCGCCCCACGACCTGAACGGCGCCATGCAGGGCGACGTTGTCCTCGTGCTGCCGGCGCCGCCCTCGCGCGATGGCCGCAAGTCGGGCCGCATCGTTCGCGTGATGACGCGCCGCAACGCAACCGTCGTCGGCATCTTCCACGCGGCCGGCGCACGTGGTCGCAGCGTCGATCCACGCAGCGAGGACATGCGCCTGCGCGGCAGCTACGTCGTGCCGCTCGATGAGCGCATGACACAGCCCGTCCTCATCGAAGACGACACGGATCTTCCCTCGGCCGCCATCACGCCGCACCGCACCCTTGGCGCGGAATCCGCAGCGCTCGAACACCGCTGGGACGGCACGCTGGAAGACCTCAACGGCCTCGCCGTCGACGTCGAAATCACGCACTACCCCACGGAACACTCGCCCGCGCGCGGACGCATCCTCGAAGTCCTCGGCGACCCCGATGCCTTCGGCGTCGACGTCGAGATCATCATCCGCAAGCACCATCTGCCGCACGTCTTCCCCGCAGGCGTCCTCGCCGAAGCGGAAGACGCCGCCGAGCGCAACGTCGCAGCGCTGCTCGAAGAAGAACTCAACCTGCGCCGTGACTTCCGCGACGAGCCGATCGTCACCATCGACGGCGAAACCGCGAAGGACTTCGACGACGCCGTCCTCGTCCGCAAGCACGCGGACAACACCTGGGAGCTGCAGGTCCACATCGCCGACGTTGCCGAATACGTCCGCGACAACAGCGACCTCGACCTGGAAGCGCGACTGCGCGGCAACAGCGTCTACTTCCCCGACCGCGCCATCCCCATGCTGCCGCAGGAACTCTCCAACGGCGAATGTTCGCTGCGCCCCGACGAAGACCGCATGGTCCTCTCCTGCATCGCGCGCATCGACGACGAGGGCAACGTCCTCGGCTACGAGATCTGCGAAGGCCTCATCCGTTCCGCACGTCGCATGACCTACACCAACGTGCAGAAGATTCTCGACGGCGACGAAGAAGTCCGCAAGCTCTACGAACCCTTCCTGCCACAGTTCGAACGCATGTTCGAGCTCGCGCAGATCCTTAACGGCAAGCGCGTTCGTCGCGGGTCCATCGACTTCGACCTCCCCGAACCCGTCATCGACTTCGACGACCTGGGCGCCATGAAGGGCGTCCGCAAGGCCGAGCGCGCATGGGCCAACCGCATCATTGAAGAGTTCATGCTCTGCGCCAACGAGTGCGTCGCACGCTGGATCGAAGCCAGCGGCGTTCCCGGCATGTACCGCATTCACGAGATGCCCGACCCCAAGCGCATCATCGACTTCGAAGATGCCGCCGCAGCCTTCGGTATCACGCTCGGCGTGGGCGCTCTCCCGGTCAAGTCCATGACCATGAAGGCCGAACGCCGCGATCAGCAACGGCGCGGCCAGCAGGGTCGCGTGGCACACCGCGCACGCGAGCACGAAGTCTCCACCTCGTCGTCCATCGAAGTCACGCCGCACATGTACCAGCGCCTCGCCGCCAAGATTCACGGCCGGCCGGAAGAGCGCATCCTCAGCTACCTGATGCTGCGTTCGCTCAAGCAGGCGAAGTACTCCGCGAACAACGAAGGCCACTTCGCCCTCGCCGCACCTGCCTACACACACTTCACCTCACCCATCCGCCGCTATCCCGACCTCGTCGTCCATCGCATCCTGAAGACGCTCCTCGCCGACGGCGCCGACCCCTTCGGTGACGCAGAAGAGATCGCCGCGCCACAGGGTTACCTCGGCATCGACGAAGCACCGAAGCGCGACATGCACCACACGGAGCAGCAGTTCGAAGACGTCTATCCCAAGGACGAGCTCATCGCCATCGCGCAGGAGTGCAGCGAGACCGAGCGCCGCGCCGCCGACGCCGAACGCGAGCTGATCGAGTGGAAGAAGATCAAGTTCATGACGGACCGTGTCGGCGAAGACTTCGACGCCATGATCCTCTCCGTCACCAAGTACGGCATGTTCGTTGAACTCGCGGACATGTTCGTCGAAGGTCTCGTCCCCATCTTCACGCTGACCGACGACCACTACACCTATCGCGAAACCACCCGCGAAATCCGCGGCGGCAAGAGCAACAAGACCTATCGCCCCGGCATGAAGGTGCGCGTGCTGCTCGACCGCATCGACCGCGGCAATCGCCGCCTGCAGTTCGCCATCATCCCCGACCACGCCGCAGGCGAAACCGCACTGCCCGAGGGCACACGCCCCTTCCCGAAGCGCGCCGGCAGAAGCACCGAACGCCGCGAAAAGACCGTCGCCGAATTGCCCACAAGAACCCGCAAGCCAAGCCCCCGCTCCGCCAAGCGCAGCAAGGCAAAGGCAGCTCCGCTAAGCTCGTCTTCACCGTTCGCAAAATTCGGCGCAGACGGCTCCTCGGTCCGTAAGAAGAAGAACAAGGACCGCATCGCCGCCAGCAAGAAGAAGGGTAAGAAGCGGTAG
- a CDS encoding TonB-dependent receptor — MKKFLLAAPLAIVSVSAYGQAVSVNGGAIQGTITDPSGAAVPNATINIVSADQGSTKTITTDKSGFYSVGPLNPGTYTIKISAAGFQNTEVKTRILTGTATPGSFKLTVGQSSETIEVTAGDIQVNTDQAGVSDVITREQIASLPVNGRNFLDLAQIEPGVQLTNGNTFDPTKSGYTGISVNGTSGRTTRILLDGQDITDEFVGTTIFNVSQGAINEFQLSRSTQDAAGEVTSQGSVQVSTRSGTNSIHGEAFYIFQDQRALDANPNSTANAAGAHVAPYFQRNQYGGSVGFPIIKDKLFAFGNAERIVQNSASPSNLGTVFNTAGNNPVGQTQTLASLYPTVGTPYRQTYSTARLDYQGPFGGHYFARGNYNVDSTLTAGGTTRFAAYPNRDNTFGGAFGADFSKGRMTHSFRGSYEKFHNLIVDGSATSGYDPLVTANGPVAVSYSGQIYFGPNANAPQATYQSDKQLRYDGGYTVGKHNIRFGGALNRIQSGAYAAFYGIGPRLNPTASNLLAGTVTATNPLGLGCSGVPGAAACPGDPINGYNTSSATIGNGQGYSNSSPAFGLPGGGVGSWRFSFYAADAWKVTPSLTLTAGLRYSADTNRQNNSVKLPTCADLSSTVSYVCGSASGSTNAFSLFNSAYTGSYVNQPYGNLGPQAGIVYAPGNHKTVLRAGFGLFYESVVFNNSSNAEGALLKVSPSYYSRNPCTSLTGINFPDGSVVSTTPDGTSFTTNCLGRTIAQSAPQFAALEKSLQANARANSATVNGSYFGNTLSASGLYAPVYRQPLSEQWNFGLQRELFKGGVLSADYIHNMTWRIGQTIDLNHQGAARNFNAAYALAAINRLSATDGCGTATTATSQAVVQCEIGKGRSIASFASVGLDSSSVYDANNNWKYAKGDPAAATATAAAKANTPAAFPGSNPDLGSGSFIRPTGRSGYDALQVVYRQSTSHPVPGIEHGNFQISYNLSRIVSNLTSSDQFFTSGAYDADNPNQYIGRNGLDRKHQLSFGGSINPKYGPEIGVIGHFFSALPSTLYLDSNLASGNIFTTDITGDGTTGDVAPGTLPGDYMHRIKSDTLGQYITTFNGSYAGKPTPAGQAVINSNLMSLSQLTALKGVIQPVAQLPTTRAVNNPMFRSLDVNFSYPIRFNKVHEGFSLTPKIAFYNVANFSNFASTVTNPGTLQNTTTAGGAFNSGTGGAGFITGPNNFATYSASRTYRGVGTFSQGAPRQTEFQLTATF, encoded by the coding sequence ATGAAAAAGTTCTTGCTAGCCGCACCGCTGGCGATCGTCAGCGTGTCGGCCTACGGACAGGCCGTGTCCGTAAACGGTGGAGCGATCCAGGGCACCATTACCGATCCGTCCGGCGCCGCAGTTCCCAACGCGACCATCAACATCGTGAGCGCGGACCAGGGATCTACCAAGACCATCACCACCGACAAGAGTGGCTTCTACTCTGTCGGTCCCCTCAACCCCGGCACCTACACTATCAAGATCAGCGCCGCAGGCTTCCAGAACACGGAGGTTAAGACCCGCATTCTCACTGGCACAGCGACGCCCGGCAGCTTCAAACTCACCGTGGGCCAGTCGTCTGAGACCATCGAGGTCACCGCCGGCGACATCCAGGTCAATACGGACCAGGCCGGTGTCAGCGACGTCATCACTCGGGAGCAGATCGCAAGCCTCCCTGTGAACGGGCGTAACTTCCTCGACCTCGCGCAGATCGAGCCGGGCGTTCAGCTCACCAACGGAAATACCTTCGATCCCACCAAGTCGGGCTATACGGGCATCTCGGTCAACGGCACCTCGGGCCGTACCACGCGCATCCTGCTTGATGGCCAGGACATCACCGACGAGTTTGTCGGGACTACCATCTTCAACGTCTCGCAAGGCGCCATCAACGAGTTCCAGCTAAGCCGCTCCACGCAGGACGCAGCCGGTGAAGTCACCTCGCAGGGTTCTGTTCAGGTCTCCACGCGTTCCGGCACCAACAGCATCCATGGCGAAGCGTTCTATATCTTCCAGGATCAGCGCGCACTGGATGCGAACCCGAACTCGACCGCTAATGCGGCCGGTGCTCACGTAGCTCCGTACTTTCAGCGGAACCAGTACGGCGGCAGCGTAGGCTTTCCAATCATCAAGGACAAGCTTTTTGCCTTCGGTAACGCCGAGCGCATCGTGCAGAACAGTGCTTCGCCTTCGAATCTGGGTACCGTTTTCAACACGGCAGGCAACAACCCGGTCGGGCAGACGCAGACTCTCGCCTCTCTTTACCCCACAGTAGGGACACCCTACAGGCAGACATACTCCACAGCGCGTCTCGACTATCAGGGACCGTTCGGTGGACATTATTTCGCTCGCGGTAACTATAACGTCGATTCCACGCTGACAGCCGGTGGCACCACCCGTTTCGCGGCCTATCCGAATCGTGACAATACCTTCGGGGGCGCATTCGGCGCAGACTTCTCAAAAGGGCGGATGACTCACTCGTTCCGCGGGTCATACGAGAAATTTCACAACCTGATCGTGGACGGCAGCGCAACGTCTGGGTACGATCCACTCGTAACAGCCAACGGCCCCGTCGCAGTCAGCTATTCGGGGCAGATCTACTTTGGACCGAACGCTAACGCACCGCAGGCGACCTACCAGTCAGATAAGCAGCTCCGCTATGACGGCGGCTATACGGTCGGTAAGCACAACATCCGCTTCGGCGGTGCACTCAACCGTATCCAGTCTGGTGCATATGCCGCGTTCTATGGCATTGGTCCTCGTCTGAATCCGACTGCAAGTAACCTGCTTGCCGGCACTGTAACCGCAACCAATCCACTTGGCCTTGGTTGCAGTGGCGTCCCCGGTGCAGCAGCCTGCCCGGGCGACCCCATTAATGGCTACAACACCAGCTCTGCAACAATCGGCAATGGTCAGGGATACAGCAACAGTTCTCCCGCATTCGGACTTCCTGGTGGCGGCGTCGGCTCTTGGCGCTTCTCGTTTTATGCCGCTGATGCATGGAAGGTCACGCCCAGCCTGACGCTTACAGCGGGTCTGCGCTACAGTGCGGATACAAATCGCCAGAACAACTCCGTCAAGCTGCCTACCTGTGCTGACCTGAGCAGCACGGTCAGCTATGTTTGCGGAAGCGCATCCGGTTCCACGAATGCATTCAGCCTATTTAATTCTGCCTATACCGGTAGCTATGTAAATCAGCCATACGGGAACCTCGGACCGCAGGCCGGCATCGTTTATGCCCCTGGCAACCATAAAACAGTACTGCGAGCTGGTTTCGGTCTCTTCTACGAGAGCGTTGTATTCAACAACTCCTCCAATGCTGAGGGCGCGCTCCTGAAGGTTTCCCCGTCTTACTACTCCCGGAACCCCTGCACGTCGCTCACCGGCATCAACTTTCCGGATGGTAGCGTCGTCTCCACAACCCCTGACGGCACTTCCTTCACCACAAACTGCCTTGGCAGAACAATCGCACAGTCCGCGCCGCAGTTTGCCGCGCTCGAGAAGTCTCTGCAGGCAAATGCGCGGGCGAACTCGGCCACGGTCAACGGCAGTTACTTCGGCAATACTCTGAGCGCAAGCGGACTGTACGCTCCCGTCTACCGCCAGCCACTCTCCGAGCAGTGGAACTTTGGTCTGCAGCGGGAGCTGTTCAAGGGCGGAGTTCTTAGCGCCGACTACATTCACAACATGACTTGGCGAATCGGTCAGACCATCGACCTCAATCACCAAGGTGCCGCCCGCAACTTCAACGCCGCATATGCACTCGCAGCGATTAACCGCTTGTCAGCGACAGATGGCTGCGGAACAGCAACAACTGCTACGTCACAGGCCGTCGTCCAGTGCGAAATCGGAAAGGGCCGCTCGATCGCGAGTTTCGCGAGCGTAGGACTGGACTCGTCTTCGGTATACGACGCCAACAACAACTGGAAGTACGCCAAAGGTGACCCGGCAGCCGCGACCGCGACGGCCGCGGCAAAAGCAAATACTCCGGCCGCGTTTCCTGGCAGCAACCCCGACTTGGGCAGCGGTTCCTTCATTCGCCCCACTGGGCGGTCTGGCTATGACGCTCTGCAGGTTGTCTATCGCCAGTCCACTTCGCATCCCGTTCCGGGAATCGAGCACGGCAACTTCCAGATCTCTTACAACCTATCCCGCATCGTCTCCAACCTGACGTCATCGGACCAATTCTTCACCTCCGGTGCCTATGACGCCGATAATCCGAACCAGTACATCGGGCGCAACGGCCTCGACCGGAAGCACCAGCTTTCTTTCGGCGGCTCCATCAATCCGAAGTATGGTCCAGAAATCGGCGTCATCGGCCACTTCTTCTCCGCACTTCCGTCGACGCTGTACCTTGACTCGAATCTGGCATCCGGCAATATCTTCACGACTGATATCACCGGCGACGGAACCACGGGCGATGTCGCTCCCGGTACGCTGCCGGGTGATTACATGCACCGGATCAAGTCAGACACCCTTGGTCAGTACATCACTACCTTCAACGGCAGCTACGCCGGCAAGCCGACACCCGCAGGACAGGCTGTCATCAACTCTAATCTCATGAGCCTCTCGCAGCTCACGGCGCTGAAAGGCGTTATTCAGCCGGTCGCTCAGTTACCCACGACCCGCGCTGTAAACAACCCAATGTTCCGTTCTCTCGACGTGAACTTCTCGTACCCGATCCGCTTCAACAAGGTCCACGAGGGGTTCAGCCTTACGCCGAAGATTGCGTTCTACAACGTGGCGAACTTCAGCAATTTCGCCAGCACCGTCACGAATCCGGGTACCCTGCAGAACACCACCACCGCAGGCGGTGCGTTCAACAGCGGAACGGGTGGAGCTGGATTTATAACCGGCCCCAACAATTTCGCAACTTACTCAGCAAGCCGGACCTACCGCGGCGTCGGCACCTTCTCGCAGGGTGCGCCCCGCCAGACGGAATTCCAGCTGACGGCCACCTTCTAA
- a CDS encoding glycosyltransferase family 2 protein: MALPHSTAWIRRIFALYAAEERRAYHGEMVACVVVNWNGWRDTIACLRTLTEQTVPLEVIVVDNGSSNDSVARIKAFLAEVAHCQVSITLIEHTENGGFAKGTNIGIRVAMERDAEFVWLLNNDTECPPDTLAKLLREAGGNPGIGIVGSVLYYHHDPTKVQAWSGGRINPLLGTSIHYYAPTEQIRHSYTTFASVLIRTAVLRQIGLLYEGFFMYYDDSDLCLRMERTPWKIAVAADTAVLHKESASTDGPRNPFMEKTIAVSGMRFLRMHSPFFALSLPLFLGIKLLNRARRGEWAACRAVLVAIAEFSRTPLPPPPIPEMTRPNR; encoded by the coding sequence ATGGCGTTGCCCCATTCTACCGCCTGGATTCGCCGCATCTTCGCTTTGTATGCTGCCGAAGAGCGGCGCGCTTACCATGGGGAGATGGTCGCATGCGTGGTGGTGAACTGGAACGGCTGGCGCGATACGATCGCGTGCCTCCGCACGCTTACAGAACAAACGGTGCCGCTTGAGGTCATCGTCGTCGACAACGGCTCGAGCAATGACTCCGTCGCCCGGATCAAAGCCTTCCTGGCAGAAGTGGCGCATTGCCAGGTATCAATTACGCTGATCGAACATACGGAAAACGGCGGCTTCGCCAAAGGCACCAACATTGGCATCCGCGTCGCCATGGAGCGCGATGCAGAGTTCGTCTGGCTCCTGAACAACGATACGGAATGCCCACCGGACACGCTCGCCAAGCTGCTGCGCGAGGCAGGCGGAAATCCCGGTATCGGCATTGTGGGAAGTGTCCTGTACTACCATCACGATCCAACCAAGGTGCAGGCCTGGAGCGGTGGCCGCATCAATCCATTGCTTGGTACCAGCATCCATTACTACGCGCCGACCGAGCAGATCCGCCACTCCTACACGACCTTCGCAAGTGTCCTGATTCGCACCGCAGTACTGCGCCAGATCGGGCTGCTGTATGAGGGGTTCTTCATGTATTACGACGACTCGGACCTATGCCTGCGCATGGAGCGCACCCCCTGGAAGATCGCCGTAGCGGCCGACACCGCGGTGCTTCACAAAGAGAGCGCGAGCACGGACGGTCCGCGAAATCCCTTCATGGAAAAGACCATCGCCGTCTCCGGGATGCGGTTCCTGCGGATGCACTCACCATTCTTCGCGCTTTCGCTACCGCTCTTTCTCGGGATCAAGCTCCTGAACCGAGCTCGTCGTGGCGAGTGGGCTGCCTGTCGCGCGGTCCTCGTAGCAATCGCAGAGTTCAGCCGCACCCCTTTGCCACCACCACCTATTCCCGAAATGACACGCCCGAATCGCTAA
- a CDS encoding 2OG-Fe(II) oxygenase, with amino-acid sequence MTSSFLRSDIDFDSLVPAFNRGNPFRHVIIDNFFHEDVAQRLAEEFPAFDGPAWSVYHNPIEIKKALNHWDRFPKTTYAAFSFLNSKEFVAEMAKLANLPLSADPGLHGGGWHAHAQGGKLNAHLDYSIHPKLGKERILNLIIYITPDWKEEWNGALGLWKDDSGAPGELVRRIPNLFNRAVIFDTSQKSWHGLPDPVESPKEKVRNSMAVYYLCEPRKEASDRGRALFAPHGAQANDPEVLELIRKRSQVTTSGSVYRTGEEQS; translated from the coding sequence ATGACGTCCTCGTTCCTCCGCTCAGATATTGATTTTGATTCGCTTGTGCCAGCCTTCAATCGCGGCAATCCCTTCCGTCACGTCATCATCGACAATTTCTTTCACGAGGATGTAGCGCAGCGACTTGCCGAGGAATTCCCGGCATTCGACGGACCTGCCTGGTCGGTGTATCACAATCCCATCGAGATCAAGAAGGCGCTCAACCACTGGGATCGCTTTCCAAAGACGACCTATGCTGCCTTCAGCTTTCTGAACTCCAAAGAGTTTGTCGCCGAGATGGCAAAGCTTGCGAACCTTCCTCTGTCGGCCGACCCCGGCCTGCACGGCGGCGGCTGGCATGCCCATGCGCAGGGCGGCAAGTTGAACGCGCACCTGGACTATTCCATCCATCCGAAGCTGGGCAAAGAACGCATTCTGAACCTGATCATCTACATCACGCCCGACTGGAAAGAAGAGTGGAACGGCGCGCTTGGGCTTTGGAAAGATGACAGCGGGGCCCCTGGCGAACTGGTTCGGCGCATTCCAAACCTATTTAATCGCGCCGTGATCTTCGACACGTCCCAAAAGTCCTGGCATGGACTGCCGGACCCGGTGGAATCACCCAAAGAAAAGGTCCGCAACAGCATGGCCGTGTATTACCTGTGCGAGCCACGCAAAGAAGCCAGCGACCGCGGTCGCGCTCTATTTGCACCCCATGGAGCCCAGGCCAACGACCCTGAGGTGCTCGAACTGATCAGGAAACGCAGCCAGGTCACGACGTCGGGATCGGTGTACCGCACGGGCGAAGAACAGAGCTAG